In Mycolicibacterium gadium, the genomic window CTTCCAGCGGATGCAGGAGAAGCTCAACATCTCGTTCGACCGGTTCATCCGGACGTCGGACGCCGACCACTATGCGGCGTCGGTCGAGATCTGGAAGCGGATGAACGAGGCGGGCGACATTTACCTCGACACATACTCGGGGTGGTACTCGGTACGCGACGAAGGCTTCGTCACCGAGGGTGAAACCAGCGTCAACGCCGACGGTGTGCGGATCGCCACCGAGACCGGCGCCCCGGTGACGTGGACCGAAGAGCAGACGTACTTCTTCCGACTGTCGGCCTATGCCGAGAAGCTGCTGGCGCACTACGACGCGCACCCGGAGTTCATCGAGCCCGGCGTGCGGCGCAACGAGGTGGTCAGCTTCGTCTCGGGTGGGCTGCGCGATCTTTCGATCTCCCGCACGACGTTCGACTGGGGCGTACCGGTTCCCGACCATCCCGACCATGTGATGTACGTGTGGGTCGACGCGCTGACGAACTATCTGACGGGCGTCGGATTCCCCGACACCTCGTCGGAGATGTTCCAGCGGTTCTGGCCGGCCGATCTGCACATGATCGGCAAGGACATCATCCGGTTCCACACCGTCTACTGGCCCGCCTTTCTGATGTCGGCGGGAATCGAGTTGCCGCGCAAGGTGTTTGTGCACGGCTTCGTTCTCAACCGCGGCGAGAAGATGAGCAAGTCGGTCGGTAACGTCGTCGATCCGAACGCGTTGGTGGACGCCTTCGGTGTGGACCAGGTGCGGTACTTCTTCCTGCGGGAGGTGCCGTTCGGCCAGGACGGCAGCTACAGCGAGGAGGCGATCATCGGCCGCATCAACGCCGACCTAGCCAACGAGCTTGGCAACCTGGCGCAGCGTTCGCTGTCGATGGTGGCCAAGAACCTCGACGGAATCGTGCCTGAGCCTGGCGAATTCACCGCCGAGGATCAACAGCTTCTGGATGCCGCCGACGGGTTGCTCGAGCGGGTGCGCACGCATTTCGACGCCACCGCAATGCATCTGGCGCTGGAGGCCATCTGGTCGGTGCTCGGAGCGGCGAACAGGTACTTCTCCGCGCAGGAGCCGTGGGTCCTGCGCAAGTCCGACGAGGCGAGATTCCGCACCGTGCTTTACACCACGCTCGAGACCGTGCGGATCGCGGCGCTGCTGAGTCAGCCGGTGATGCCCGAGTCGATGACCAAAATGCTCGACCTGCTGGGCCAGCCCGACGATCAGCGGACGTTCGCGTCGGTCGGCACGCGGATCGCGCCCGGGGCCCAACTGCCGGCCCCGGTCGGCGTGTTCCCGCGCTATCAGAGGGAGTGACGCGACGGGAGTGACGCACGTCACTTTTTGTCACGCTCGGCGGGTGGGAGGTGTCTTGAGGGCATGACCCGACACATCACCACATCTGATTCGCCCAAGGTCGTCGTCATCGGCGGCGGCTACTCAGGAACGCTGGCAGCCAACCATCTGCGGATGCGTGGCAACTGGCAGATGCCAGACATCACGCTGGTCAACCCGCGCCCGAAGTTCGTCGAGCGGATCCGGTTGCACCAGCACGCGGCGGGCAATTACGACGCGGCAGTCGACTACGGCACATTGCTCGGCCAGGGCATAGATCTCGTCGTCGACACTGCGACGCGCATCGACGCCGCCAACCGCACCGTTGAACTGGCCTCGGGCCGTGCACTGCGCTACGACTACCTCATCTACGCAGTCGGCAGCACCGGCGCAGTGCCCGCATCGGTACCCGGCGCCGCTGAATTCGCTTATCCGATAGCGGAATTCGAGCAGGCGCAACGTCTGCGCACCGCCATTGCCACCGTGCATCCGGATGCGCCGGTCACGGTCGTCGGCGCCGGGTTGACCGGCGTCGAGACCGCCGCCGAGCTGGCCGAGCGGGGCCGCAGGGTCACGCTGGTCTGCGGTGGCCGACTGGCGCCGTCGCTGTCGGAGCCGGGGCGGAGGTCAACCGCCAAGGTGCTGCGCAAGCTGGGTGTGACGGTGCTCGAGTCCGACATCGTGACGCAGGTCCGGCCCGACGCGGTCGTCTTCGCCGACGGGGCCGTGCGCCCGAGCGCGCTGACGATCTGGACGGCGGGCTTCGGTGTGCCGGAACTGGCCGCGGTGAGCGGCCTCCACACCGATGAGCTGGGCCGGCTGCTCACCGATGAGACGCTGACCAGCATCGACGACGATCGCATCGTGGCCGCCGGTGACTGCGCCTCCCCGTCGGGGGTGCCGCTGCGGATGTGCTGCGCATCTGCCTCGCAGCTGGGCCCCCAGGCGGCCAATACCGTGCTGAACCGCAT contains:
- the metG gene encoding methionine--tRNA ligase, producing MSEPYYITTAIAYPNGDPHIGHAYEYIATDSIARFKRLDGYDVRYLTGTDVHGQKMAETATALGIPTAELARRNSDVFQRMQEKLNISFDRFIRTSDADHYAASVEIWKRMNEAGDIYLDTYSGWYSVRDEGFVTEGETSVNADGVRIATETGAPVTWTEEQTYFFRLSAYAEKLLAHYDAHPEFIEPGVRRNEVVSFVSGGLRDLSISRTTFDWGVPVPDHPDHVMYVWVDALTNYLTGVGFPDTSSEMFQRFWPADLHMIGKDIIRFHTVYWPAFLMSAGIELPRKVFVHGFVLNRGEKMSKSVGNVVDPNALVDAFGVDQVRYFFLREVPFGQDGSYSEEAIIGRINADLANELGNLAQRSLSMVAKNLDGIVPEPGEFTAEDQQLLDAADGLLERVRTHFDATAMHLALEAIWSVLGAANRYFSAQEPWVLRKSDEARFRTVLYTTLETVRIAALLSQPVMPESMTKMLDLLGQPDDQRTFASVGTRIAPGAQLPAPVGVFPRYQRE
- a CDS encoding NAD(P)/FAD-dependent oxidoreductase is translated as MTRHITTSDSPKVVVIGGGYSGTLAANHLRMRGNWQMPDITLVNPRPKFVERIRLHQHAAGNYDAAVDYGTLLGQGIDLVVDTATRIDAANRTVELASGRALRYDYLIYAVGSTGAVPASVPGAAEFAYPIAEFEQAQRLRTAIATVHPDAPVTVVGAGLTGVETAAELAERGRRVTLVCGGRLAPSLSEPGRRSTAKVLRKLGVTVLESDIVTQVRPDAVVFADGAVRPSALTIWTAGFGVPELAAVSGLHTDELGRLLTDETLTSIDDDRIVAAGDCASPSGVPLRMCCASASQLGPQAANTVLNRIAGISPAPLAYGIPGSCTSLGRRAGILQLGRQDDTPVNLFIGGRVGARLKEAICKGTLWGLRREGRKPGSTFWFKGGPRPERPVFAGEVVKEA